The stretch of DNA TACGTCGAAGAAAATAACGTTGAATTGTTCGCTCGTAATGGATTGATCCAGGCCGCGATCGATTGCCACCGAAGCTGCGACTTAACCGGGAAGGAACACGAATTCCCGAGGCACAGATTAGGATCCGGACGAGGCCGAGATTATCGACGCGCCTCGTTCTTGGCGCGAGCGGAAACGATCGCGAGACGAGAGacgaaacagagagagagagagagagagagaaaggattCCCCGTGAGAAAGTAAACCAATCGTGcttctctttcttcgtcgTGTCCGCCGTTATCgtaatttcaagaaaaaaacgCGCGGCGAGAACGTTAGCGGATATCTCGGATGAATTCTGGGTCCCGGATggacgagagaaaaattagtGCATGCGGCACACATATGCTTTTGACATTTCGCGTCCGGTAGCGTCGTCGGGTTAACGCCACCGGCCGCGTGCTTTTGACAAGTCGGCCGACACCGGGCCGCTCGGCACCGATGAAAGATAAATCGCAGGTGAACGAGATCGCGGGACGTCGCCGTTTCTTCCTCCAGGAACGACCTGGAGAGAAGGACGGGAACGTCGCGCGGTCTCGCACGCCTGTCGCGTACGCGCCCTCTCGCACCGTCTCTTTCCTCCCAACGTTCCCGCTCGGCTCTCTCTCCGCGAcatcgtcgcgcgcgcgctcgttccctctcgctcgctcgcccgcAGTAATCGCCGATCGAGTAGCGGTTATCTTACCTGCGTTCTTCTCCGTCTTCGGCGTGGAGGCCATCGTTACCCGGTATGTCGTTCGCCGGCGACGTCGATCCCACTATCTCACCACCTCCGCGCACTGCCGCATCGTGTACTACGCACTGGTGGCTGCCGCGGCGTTTTCAGTCTGTTGTAAACCCGACGCGCATCGCTACATCTTCGTTTGTCGGCCATTTTTCGGGGCAGGCGGGCGgacgcgcggcgcgcgcgcCACGGGCGCCCGACCCGCCGCCGCGCGGCGGGGGCGAAAACCACTGCTGCAACACTATGGCGGACGTGCCCCGTCAATCGCGTGACATTTCACTCCGCACTCGCGGTTAGGTTACGCGGGAACGTCGGCACGAGGAAAGCCGACGAACGGGCCGCGGCGACCGGACGCGTCTCCGCGAGGACCGGACGCCGTGCCGGCAACGGCGTGCACCGCGAAACCCCGTCGACGCGAAGTGAACACAGCCGCGAGCTGGCGCGCGCCGGTACAGTTTCGCGCAAAAGTACAGTCTGATCCCGCGCGCATCGACGACCGGCGACTCCCCGCGCGAACCTCGGCGACCTTCGTCGTTACGGCAACCGTCGTCGACGCACCTCGCGGAACACTTGAAACCGCACGAAAGCGAAGCGATGCATCGCGAGGTCCTTCCGCTTGTCCTGCGAGTCCAGCGCATGCACGTAAATCTGAAAATTATGTCGAATTACAGGAGAATAACGAGGCTTTAATCGTAGGCACGAAATTCGACCGCGATACTTACTCGAGTTTATGACAAAAGAAAGAGGTACTGTCCAAAGCGTATGAACACTCGCTGGAGAGCCCGGCTTCGAAAGCGATGCTCGTCGAGCAGCTGCCaggcgcgataaattaattcttttacgaCGCTCGTTGATAGGGAAGCTCCGGCGCTTGATCTTGGCTAGGATATCGAGGCACCTACGCGATGGGCAACTCCGCCGTGAAGCGGCACTACGAGACCGCCGAGAAGACCGCCACTTTAAAGCTGTCGCAGTGCAAGCTGGACAAGTTCACACGGAAGCTCCACGACCTGGCACCGACGCTGCGCACCCTGGACTTATCCGAGAACAACTTCGCGACGCTGCCGGACGAGATCGGCGACTTCGCGCAGCTGAAGCAGCTGAATTTCAGCCACAACCGGCTGACCGCGCTTCCCGGCACGCTGGGCGCCTTAGAGAAACTGGAGAACCTCAACTTCGCCGCGAACCAGATCAGGCTGGTCCCCTCGTCGTTGGCGAACTTGCGCCATTTGAAGCAGGTAAATCTATCCGACAATCAGATATTCGATTTCCCGCTAATGTTCTGCGGCCTGAGGCACCTGGACGTCCTGGACCTGTCCAAGAACCGGCTGACGGTCGTTCCGGACGCCGCCTCTGGCCTCCACGTCGTCGAGCTGAACCTCAATCAGAACCAAATCGCCACCATCTCCGAGAAGCTGGCGGGCTGCCCGCGATTGAAGACGCTGCGGCTGGAGGAGAACTGCCTGCAGCTGAACTCGATACCCCTCAAGATCCTCAAGGACTCCAAGGTTTCGGTGCTGGCACTCGAGGGGAACCTCTTCGAGATGAAACAGTTCGCGGACTTGGACGGCTACGACGCCTACATGGAACGTTACACGGCGGTCAAGAAGAAGATGTTTtaagagataaattttatactaagaaagagagattaaCGTTTGTTAGAACTTACGGAAAAATTGTTGCGTCGGTCCGTGTTAAAATACCGATATGATGGtctctggaaaaaaaaagaagaagagaaaagggaattaattaattaatatttttgtcagtttgaaaatataaactAGTAGCATACAGATATTTACAAGATtgagaatgttttaaattttatatgagaTTTATAAAGTTCTACACCATTTCGAAATGgttttttatacgtaattgtaaatttaaagttattctatttatttatttaattcctttttattttcgaaaataagtCTTAACAACTCTGTTCGAGTTTAGACTTTGTACAGCCTGTAAATAATCACAATTCAGAAATGTACATCACAGTACCATCTCGAAATtgatttgatatttattaaaatccgattactatttaataatttataaatctaattaatttaatcttttatcgaaacgttattttatcgttCAGAATTAGTCTGAATATTCACACGCACGAATGTACACGCTTTAAAATATTCCAGCGTACCAAATATCTACATATTCCGTTTTTTCATTaagtacatttaatataaatgtttatttgtCAGACTAATGATGATCATAAAGTGCCACAATCGGTATCGCGCTCGATATAACCATCGAactttaataacgttaataatttaaataacaatttccagacaattaatataaaagttacaTTTCGCGGGAGtagtaattattttcgtttctcCACTTGTTTCATGGGGccatttaaatttgaaaacgtTCTCGTTTTTGCAGGGCACAATTTAATGTTCAATCAAAGAGCTAAATATCCAACAATTGAACACGCATGTACatacactcaccgtcaggaatggcgcTCGTGgggctgcgacggcggctggcgtaggTGATtttggcgtggtgtgcgtcgaatctcacacgaagcacgtgcgtagatgtgttgcggagcaccggtcaTAGAGGACTGAGGGAGAACGTGGCCTGCTACACCTCCCCGCACCCGGCGGCCGAGAGTgagggaagtcacgtacgccagctgccgtcgccgtcgccgcagaaaatgccatatctggCCTTTCGGTGTACAATAGATTTCTGATAAGAAttgataatatatttgattaacttttaagttatttaattacgaaacaaaaatagaaatcaaattaaattaaagcgaCATAATGCTGACGAATGTAACATGCGCGTTAtactgttcttttttttcttttttttcctttgtaaagtttttttttttttttaatattgcgtaATGCGGCTGTTTCAtagttgtataaatttttgtgtGGATACAAATGTACACTGTATCGTATTCACACGATTgtagaaatataataagatCGTTGAACTTTCTTACGGTCAACTGTGTGTTAACCTTCGACCGAGCTGGCGATTGTCagaattcgcgaaaattattataaattgctaAGGGCCGAAAGCCCTTTCGATAAACTTCTGCGTTATATAGATGACTTTTccatatttattttgaataaatgttaattatattatttatctcgcTTGATGTTAAATATGCAACTGCATTCGCACATCTTCGTTAAAACATcgcaattttattgtaaaaaaaaagaaaataataattactttattacaaaGATTTTTAACATCTCTCCTTAAGAATTGAACGATCTTGGGGCAGTATTTAATCGCTAATCAACcggaaagtaaaataaaacaatgagAAATCTATGTAATCGACAGagataataacaaaattacgATGTTACTTGTAATCGAAGAGTTCTACtttgcgtaataaatttttacgagtaAAATCGTGCGGGACGTAGTTCTTTTTACGTAATCACGTGGCCGTCAAATCAACGtgatattacattaattatttagataatatatttaatgcaaatgGGAAACTATTCTTTTGTTTACTTCTGTATGAAACTCTGTATGAACGAAACACATGAATGTTGATTGTAAGGTTATGTCACATGATTTTGTAACGAAATTGACTGTCGCCGTCAAACGATCGTCAACGTACGAACAAACGACTACCGGGGAAAACTGCATGCATCGGCTAATTTTGCAATTCCGCGATATAGATAAGAGTGCATTGTTATGTGAGACTTACTGCTCGAGCGTTTGAGATGTTCGCGTCCTGCTCGGCCGGCGCGATCGGCACGGGTCGCcgtttgttaaataataatttcgatcgCACGTATTTGTCACGTCATTCGGAATCATTGAATGACTAAAATATCGATTGTTTATGTTATGTCTGTACCGTAACAGGAGACCTAAACGACGACCACCGTCGGCTGTGTCCAGTCGAGGGCCACGCTCCAGCTAAACGTTATTTCCATCGCGAGATTGACGTAGACTCGGTAGAAATTTTAATCCTGCCTGAGAGAGAACAAATTAACGGTGATGCTCTTTAAAGGAATGAGATCGAAGCGAGGATCAACTGAACGAATTGGGGAAAGGTGAAACTTACGGTAACTTCGCTTACTACGAAGGACAAGTTCGAAGCGAATCTAGGGCCGTGAGCGCGTTCCGAAGGGCATCGCGGTGGCATCGGTACGTTCCTAAGCGTTTCGCGGTGTCGTCCCATGGTGGCGCGTTTGATCAGCGTAGTCGGCCAGCAAGTGTTTCCCCGAGCATGGCGGACGGTGCTCGTTCGAATTTCCATGGGACACAATGAACGTGCGCCGAGCTCGCCGCGGTGATGCCGATAACTGAGGGCGTGTCGTGATCGTGCAGCCGGCCTACGTGGGTGCTCGGGGCGTCTAGGTGATCGGCGCGGCAGCGCTATAGGGAGGCAGCCGGGCCAGGCTTTTGCCGCCGTCGTGTCCGCCGCGAGTGcgccgagcgagcgagcggccCGACATCCGAGCCGAGCGAGAGTGCGAGCCGACCGTGGCCGGGGCCCCCCCATGGTTAAGTCACCGTTGGACGCCTGGACCGGAGTACGGAAGATGAGGCCCGCACGTAGCAGCGCATGATTCCACGGCTCCTGACGCTGAGGTATGACGGCCGCGTCGCACCGGGACCGGGGGAGTCCGCGGCGCCAACCCGACTCGGCCCGAGACGATCCGACTGGAGCGGCGCGACGCGCCGCCGGCCTGGGTTTATTTACGACGCCGCGGCACCCAGGCGGGCGGCGTCGGCTGCGAGGCTCGCGAGTCGCCGCCCCGGGTGCCAGGAGCCGGTCCCCGGGGGTTGACGATCCTtctacctttctctctctttctctgtctctctctctttctctctctcgcacgtatactctttcgttctctctctttctctctctctctcgcgtgctttttctctccgtcttcttctttctccccGTCCGTCCTCCGCGTCGTTCTCGTCGGATTGATCGCTCGCGTGAAGAAGCGCGGCTTGCCGGACGCTGGCACGCGGGACACGCGATGCACCGCGCGAACGATCTCGAACGAACGGCGAGAGTGAGTGCGCCGGACTGTGTTCTTTAATGAGATGCCGATCATATGATCGCCGCGCGACCGCGTTCCCGCACGGCGTATTGTATTACGGAGCAACGGTCCTCGTCGTCGCAGACGGCGACGGGCGGTATGGCGAGTCGCGATTTGTCCCGCATCCTCGGGTAATCGTGGCTTCCTTAGTTAGCTCGAACGCTTCTCAGGCGTCGTCGGCGGTATTCTGAAATGTAACGCGCGTCGCCCGTTAATTGCATTCGAAAATTTTCCAGTCGCAAACTTATGCAAGTATCCACGACAATTGTACCGTACTCACGTGTTTAATAATCATTCGTTAAAGGTTTCAGAGCTGATTGTTTCAAGATCTTGGTAGGCTCTGTTCGAGAGAATCCTACTATCTTgatttaatttgaaagaaaGATTGTAAAGAAGTGTAAAATAGGATAGAGAGACATATGTTTACTTTACAAACAATATTGTAccaaaaaattgaaataatcaGCCCTTAATCTAGCTTATAGGTTAGCTAAACTGCATTTGTTTCTCTGCTTTTTTGTATTGGCATGATAGATGAAGATCGTGTGAACCAACTTCATGTAACATACAactaaagagaaataaaattgtttgacATCTAATAAGTATACGCctcaatttatttcattaattgaGTATGTTTGTGATTTAGAAACAGGGTAGAAAATGTCAGAACCTGAGGAAAGTCTGGCAGCGCCCGATAGTACCACAAGGGAACAGCGGGTTGGCTTCTCTCATGGAGATGATGTTCTTCAGCACAGAGATGGGAAATATTACCTTGGTACAGTTGTCAAGGTACAAAACCTACATACTTTTTTTAGCAGTACCATATTATCAGTATATcatcaaaataatttccttttgCTTAGGTGGACCTGGCAAGGGAAAGATGTCTTGTCAAATTTTTGGACAACACATCTTCCTTTTCGCCATTCAAAGAGCTGACAAAATTGGCTATGCCAGAATCGGATGTTATGTGTGttctttgcaaaaaatttcAAGCTAAGACTGACAATGACATTATTATTTGCGACAAATGTAGCCGCGGCTATCATCAACTGTGTCATCAGGTGTGTATCAAATAATCAATTTGTGACATTgcagattataaaaaaaattcaattattacgCAGAAATATAGAATACGGTTTAATGAAGGATGTACACGTTTGCAGCCTACAATACCAAAATTAGAACGAGGTAAAGATATTTACTGGATATGTAAAAGATGCACAGACACTCAGCCAGTTTCACAAGAAACTTGCGAACCAAAAAATTCCATGGTTAAAGCAAGTATCAGAAAAGTTTGTAGCGGTAGGGACCAACCTCCACCACCACCAGATGACATAACAAAATTGCCATACGATgtaagatttaaatataaaatattaatttattgctatTACTGAaaagcgattaattaaaaattataattagaaaatgtacttatattttatatgaaacaATGTATTATTTCAGCCTGAGATGCTAAATTGGGATAATCATCACAGAGTAAACGCTGAACAAATTTATTGTTACTGTGGACTTAATGGTGAATGGTATGCACAAATGTTACAGTGCGGTCGTTGTAAGCAATGGTTTCATGAAAAGTGCATCAGGTGCTTAACTTATCCCTTGTACAGTGGTGATAGGTAAGTACAAGTGTGAAATGgccaatatttaatttaaatttaatttaaaaataaaactaattaaactttaataaaaaatttttaatcgtatggtttattaattttatattttttcatatttagaAATCGATTGCTCTCACATAGAATCGTAAACTATCTTATAAATTGTCTTCAATTTTGTAatagttaaattttaataattcttacaGATTTTATGTATTTGTTTGTTCAATGTGCAATTATGGAAAAGAATTTGTTCGGCGTTTAGAATTGAAATGGGTAGATCTGGTGCACCTGATGTTGTACAATCTGACTGTTTATAATGCTAAAAAGTATTACGATTTGGATACTATTATTATACCTTACGCAAATGACAACTGGTTGACCCTACAGCTTCCACCACaggtgaaaattattaaaattggaatacaattaacaaaattcattattttaattattataatattatagacGATCATAGTTTATGATAACACAGtttgtataattttagatTAGAGACTCCAGTCTTGAAGTACGCAGGGaaacgatattaaaagtattgtTGAACAATAGAACTAGGTTCAAATGgggtaaagaaataaagaagcgTACTACAATATGGGGCCTCCGTGTCAGACTGCCGCCACCTTGTCCATTCATCAGTTTGCCAATGACCGGCGAAATAGATGATTTAGTGTTAAGTAGATGTTGGGCTGGTAATAAAAGAATGCAATACCTTCCTCCACCAACAAGGTTAGTATAAAATACGTTTCATGCATATGCagtacgaaattaattaacaatttttgccAACACATAGATTATTCGTATAATTTGtataacttaattattttagtccGGTAGTTTTGCCAGAAAGTACAAAACAATTGATTGCACTAAAACAAAAAGTATcagaaaatgtagaaattcCTGTGAGTCCTACACTTCTGATAATGCGAGGTACACTTTATCAAAATTCGGAAGCAGAACATAGCTCGTGTCCCAGTCCACCTCCAGCAACAGAATCGAGTCAATCAATAGAATCTTTAAGAAATAGGTAAgtcattttttataaacgttgattattaactatttcaagataatatatgtatatttttaatatatctaaatattatatacgcgtatatataacggtattaaattatttttataggtATTGCAATATTGGTGGcggttttgttaaaaaatcattCCCATTTCCTAAGTTGAGTGTACATAGAAGATTTCGTCGTCTATTAGCATTAGGCAATTCACGGAAAAGAATGCTACGTAAACagaagaaaagagataaagCGTGTGGAGATAGTGCTAAGGAAGACCGAGAAGCAAGATACCGAAAAGCAAGAATGTTATTGAAAAATGCTATTGCCAAGGTAAAGGAAAGAAAGgtaagattattttatgtaagCACGTGATAAAGTATCGTATATGAttcaattttgttatttattctcgaaaaaaaaaaaataataaaagaaataaaagattggctaacgtctattttttaatacgtaaaatatattttatgcattaaaaaaatcatgttttttaattaatgcagaGTAAACCACAGAGTTCAGAAGCATCCGATTTACCTCCAACACCTCCAACTTCCGTTTCTGGGCCACCAACACCACCAGCTACGGCATCGGGTATATCCGAACTATCTGTGCCTAGTTCTGTGGATCTAATGCATTCTTTGCCACCTTCGACGCCTGTAGACACAAGTGGAGACGAAACAAGTTCGAGAGGAACTCTCGACTCTTTTATTCCACCGCCCAAAGATtttgaaggaaaaaataaCCCGTTCAGTGATTTAGTGAACACACCTTGTAGTCTTAATCAAGCAAATTCGAGTACACCGTTACCTTACAATCAGTGTCCCATTACTTTGCCTCTACCGCTGACACCTGTGATCTCGCAACCACCAGTGGTACGTCCAGCAAAAAGACAATTATCGGAAAAGGATATTATCATTGACAGAAACGGGCAAGTGAAACGTAGAAGACAACATCGACGGGGACGTCCGCCTATCCAACAACAAGTCCAGCAACAATTCCAGCAGACCGCTAGTAAGACGGCGGCTATCCTACCGGCTCGTAATAACGAAGTTAAAAGTGAATTTGCCAGGAATTTAAGAAGTTCATTTAACGGTGCCCCTAGCAGTGCAAATAGTCAAATTGGAAATTGTATGGATTATGCCTTAAATGGTAGGAGGTTGAGGCAGCGGCAAAGTAATGATAAATTACCTCCTCCCGATCCACAACCGCAGAGAAAGGGCAGTTTATCTTCATCTCCAAAGTGTTCGCCTGTGAAGCAAAGTGCGCCTGACATATCTCTGGATGATTTAAAATCATCAGTGAATATTTACTTCGGTGCAGCTAATAGAATAGCTGCTGGTGAAAAGTTCATCATCAAAGCGAAGAGGATAGGACCAAACGGTCAGTCACAATACCTCATCGAATGGGAGGGACTCAATACTTAACGGTAAATAATCCGCTTACTACGAATATTGCAAtcgtatacaatttttaagtTGAAATAAAGTGTAAAAGATATGACGATTACTGTGTCGGCATCTTATAATCAATTTTCTTGATTTGCTTTTACGGCAAAATGATTGTGATCGATTGTTTTGCGTTACATGCACTGCCACTTGTTACatacatttcattaaaatgtcTGTATTTATCGGCGTAGAATATGTGAATGTTCTTGTAAACGTACGTTTGTCATTTCATGGAATTAGtcttgcgaaatattttatatttatgctcaatatatattaataagaattaattttattgtcgcatttaaaatgaaattaatttatcgactagtgcgttaaaattatattttaattgatagtCTTTTTCAcgcttatatattttaatcaattttaactacaaaaagaaaagtatacgATTTATTCTTGATCTTTGCACATTTCATTGTTAAGATGCATATGATGAAATGTGTAAATCCATTGAAATACTTGCATGAAAAATAATGCGTTTGCAAGAACACTCTGATGTATTGCTTATCAGATGTAAATAGTGTAGCATAGTAGACTTACGGAAGTATCGACAATGTAATTCACGCGAGAAAAATTCTGTGTGATTTGCAGAAATATTTgtcaattttctttaaatatcatGGGTAATGAGTACGAATCAACAAAAAATGAAGTTAGTCCGACATTTGTTCCTCTTACGTGTGCTAATGCACTAGCGAATGTTAGTGGTTAGTGGCAACGAGTAAAACAAAACCGACATTCTGCaaagattatttttcaatacatTCGTAGAGATTATCGTCGCCTTCTGTAACTTCATTGTCTTggattacattttttacttatccattttatacataacaaatcaaaatttttcacgaaagtaagttatttaaattttaacgtttacAAATCGGTTTGCGTACATGTGATATCGAATACATTCAAGATTTTAATGTCTCGCGTAGGTCGGGTTTGATGAATAAATGTACTTGAGACGATGAAGGTATAGATTTAGCATTGCTCATTATTATACAAGACGAACAGAGAACGACACAACTGTTTCGTGCCACTTGAAACGAAACAAACGATGTACTGAATATGTAAGTAATTGGCCAAGTTATCTGTGCAAGAGTAATACCGTGAATATAAACTATTCAACTGTGTTATCAGGCACACAATAAGAGAAACTCATTATTACGTAGTTAATGCCCTGTAAAAACAATTCTCATACATTAGATGCTAAATTACTGTACATAAATAAGTTGATATCTAAACTGTTGTGTAATCGCAGTTAGATATAATAGTCAGTAAATATAGCAGTGTCGCAAATtatcttacaattattttgatacagattattttatacgaCTCTGAATCCTGCTAGGATTATTACGTAAGAAGTATTTTGTACCTCAAACTGCACAGAATCTATGGTCATAACTTACTAATCAGAAAATGTAAGCAAATATAAGCGATATTATATAGACATTGCAGTGAACCATTATTAAAGTCTCAAAGCAAAAGAGCTTATTAGAAAAGTGAATTAGACGTTTCATTTTCGATCAATGATAAATAGTAGAAATTTGCAATAAACTTTTCGGAAAACGCACATATTAATTACACATTGCTAGTTAAAAAGTAGCAAAAATAATGGAAAGCGCGTAGAAgcgcaatttttttgtttaacgaaattttgatttatcgaGAGTTTTTGCTTAAATTCAACAAGTGGATAATCATCTTAGATAATTTCATTTCGACGTTTCTCATTAGATTAAAATGACGAgatcataaagaaaaaatccaTGTTCAAATGAAACATTGTAAAATAAGTATTCATTTGCTATTTATTTGAAGTTCTTAAATGCAATGGCACTTTTGCGTTTTGATTTCTTGAAAGAGGCTCAAGCAATTTGAGGCCACTGTGGTATGAAATGAGAGATTCTTTACGAAGTGCTGTTTCGTAGTTGTGAAATTTAATGAGCGTGTCGAAATATGgtaaatctgtttttttacaaattttttaataagttatttttataaaatatatattgtagtCGATCTTTTCGCACACTCCGGCTGCAACAAATcacattttatacaaaatatttctcaatttttataacatgCGTATATTATCGATTATACGGTTTCCGTTTTTCTTGTACAATTTAAAGAATACCTTTTTCGATTCATACCACAGCATACTCTCTATTGATATCTCCTCTAGAGTGATATGTAGGTAATATTGGGCGATGACAAAAAATGGACACTGCcaaatttttaagttatatttaataaaatacgtcGCGCGGACTTCATTGCGTTATGATATATCGTGGCGTTTAATTAACTGAATTGCGACACTCGCATACTTAGCGTCGCGCTGTAATTCACGCGCGAATTTCGCAGAGACGTATCGCTAACTCGCGGCGAAATTTCAACGAAGTCGTTTCGTACGTGCACGTGTACACGCTCATGTTCTTACTGAAAGTGAAGTAAAGCGTAAACTTTAGCGTTAACTTTTCCGTGAATTTGATGTAAGAGATGGCGTAGGGGAAGCAAAAACTCAATTAACTCACGAAATTGGTACGTAAGAGGTCGAAAAGCCGTgtgtttattacatttttctacaGTTTGATTCTTTAATTCCACGACAATATAAAAGTCGAATCTAGAAGTTAAAGTGAACGGataagacaaagaaaaaaaatatacaaatatgcCGTTTCATTATCTAACCCTGACCTGATATTCGATACCTTGATTCATTTACATATACGGCAATGAAGTTAGACTGGGTGGTAACTAATTATATCTATCTGATCGTATTTTAAATACCTCTTTACCAATTCAGATTCAGTCACAAGCGTTATAACGAAAAGCAAGAGCTACAAGAATCTTTCTTACAGTCGTTATTCGTTGTTAAAGAGTTTTATATTCTCCCACGTTCATCTCCGTTCGACTAAACGATACTAAAGCGATGCGAAACGATTCTATCGACGATACGTTGCCGTTTCTTTCCTATTATCGTATGCTAAGTAGGATAAACGAAGGACACTGCGGCGCACCGATGCGTTTATTAATGATTTAAGATGTAAGGCGATCGACTATACGTTTCAACACCAAGAATGTCATCCTCGCGATTTCGCAGCGTTTTTGTATGGAAGTTTGCACGACTTTGTACACGTTTAGAGCGAACGACTTGCGATTATTGTACACCCAGTCGTTTAAATCTCTGTCATATATAGAAGGTTCGGAAAGGAGAGCCGTTAAAGTTAATGCTGCGTGAATTCGCGCCGGTTCGAGCGGAATCTTAATCGACTAAGTCCTGGCAAGCAGAGGGATGCGTCGCGTAGAAGTTAATTATCGCTGTCGCGAGACGTCACGTTCGTTCGGCCGCGCGCGTTTAATCGGAGCAAAAACGCCGGGGCAGATTATGAGAAGGCGAAAAGTTATTGCCAGTATCATgtgtacatatttatat from Cardiocondyla obscurior isolate alpha-2009 linkage group LG04, Cobs3.1, whole genome shotgun sequence encodes:
- the Pcl gene encoding metal-response element-binding transcription factor 2 isoform X3; the encoded protein is MSEPEESLAAPDSTTREQRVGFSHGDDVLQHRDGKYYLGTVVKVDLARERCLVKFLDNTSSFSPFKELTKLAMPESDVMCVLCKKFQAKTDNDIIICDKCSRGYHQLCHQPTIPKLERGKDIYWICKRCTDTQPVSQETCEPKNSMVKASIRKVCSGRDQPPPPPDDITKLPYDPEMLNWDNHHRVNAEQIYCYCGLNGEWYAQMLQCGRCKQWFHEKCIRCLTYPLYSGDRFYVFVCSMCNYGKEFVRRLELKWVDLVHLMLYNLTVYNAKKYYDLDTIIIPYANDNWLTLQLPPQIRDSSLEVRRETILKVLLNNRTRFKWGKEIKKRTTIWGLRVRLPPPCPFISLPMTGEIDDLVLSRCWAGNKRMQYLPPPTSPVVLPESTKQLIALKQKVSENVEIPVSPTLLIMRGTLYQNSEAEHSSCPSPPPATESSQSIESLRNRYCNIGGGFVKKSFPFPKLSVHRRFRRLLALGNSRKRMLRKQKKRDKACGDSAKEDREARYRKARMLLKNAIAKVKERKSKPQSSEASDLPPTPPTSVSGPPTPPATASGISELSVPSSVDLMHSLPPSTPVDTSGDETSSRGTLDSFIPPPKDFEGKNNPFSDLVNTPCSLNQANSSTPLPYNQCPITLPLPLTPVISQPPVVRPAKRQLSEKDIIIDRNGQVKRRRQHRRGRPPIQQQVQQQFQQTASKTAAILPARNNEVKSEFARNLRSSFNGAPSSANSQIGNCMDYALNGRRLRQRQSNDKLPPPDPQPQRKGSLSSSPKCSPVKQSAPDISLDDLKSSVNIYFGAANRIAAGEKFIIKAKRIGPNGQSQYLIEWEGLNT
- the Pcl gene encoding metal-response element-binding transcription factor 2 isoform X1, with amino-acid sequence MSEPEESLAAPDSTTREQRVGFSHGDDVLQHRDGKYYLGTVVKVDLARERCLVKFLDNTSSFSPFKELTKLAMPESDVMCVLCKKFQAKTDNDIIICDKCSRGYHQLCHQKYRIRFNEGCTRLQPTIPKLERGKDIYWICKRCTDTQPVSQETCEPKNSMVKASIRKVCSGRDQPPPPPDDITKLPYDPEMLNWDNHHRVNAEQIYCYCGLNGEWYAQMLQCGRCKQWFHEKCIRCLTYPLYSGDRFYVFVCSMCNYGKEFVRRLELKWVDLVHLMLYNLTVYNAKKYYDLDTIIIPYANDNWLTLQLPPQIRDSSLEVRRETILKVLLNNRTRFKWGKEIKKRTTIWGLRVRLPPPCPFISLPMTGEIDDLVLSRCWAGNKRMQYLPPPTSPVVLPESTKQLIALKQKVSENVEIPVSPTLLIMRGTLYQNSEAEHSSCPSPPPATESSQSIESLRNRYCNIGGGFVKKSFPFPKLSVHRRFRRLLALGNSRKRMLRKQKKRDKACGDSAKEDREARYRKARMLLKNAIAKVKERKSKPQSSEASDLPPTPPTSVSGPPTPPATASGISELSVPSSVDLMHSLPPSTPVDTSGDETSSRGTLDSFIPPPKDFEGKNNPFSDLVNTPCSLNQANSSTPLPYNQCPITLPLPLTPVISQPPVVRPAKRQLSEKDIIIDRNGQVKRRRQHRRGRPPIQQQVQQQFQQTASKTAAILPARNNEVKSEFARNLRSSFNGAPSSANSQIGNCMDYALNGRRLRQRQSNDKLPPPDPQPQRKGSLSSSPKCSPVKQSAPDISLDDLKSSVNIYFGAANRIAAGEKFIIKAKRIGPNGQSQYLIEWEGLNT